The bacterium genome has a window encoding:
- a CDS encoding pyruvate ferredoxin oxidoreductase → MSQKVYEVTIWARGVFQDMEGRHATLLMANAADLGGKFVQAWDDYADLPDRVGVPLRKYVRLADEEIEMRFVYVNINPSLVVLMDDTIVKGMNILRGMPQGGSLVVNTKRTPDEILAFIPNKELLANVVCVDASGLAADTAIDFMGSEGGVEVAAVGAGISAPLVGAAAKVCDRFIIENVVKVASNKSAAQAGFDAAQVKAL, encoded by the coding sequence ATGTCACAAAAGGTGTATGAAGTCACAATTTGGGCACGTGGTGTGTTCCAGGACATGGAAGGACGACACGCGACCCTGCTGATGGCAAACGCTGCTGACCTTGGCGGCAAGTTTGTTCAGGCATGGGATGATTATGCAGACCTTCCGGACCGTGTTGGCGTACCGCTTCGCAAGTACGTTCGCCTTGCCGACGAAGAGATCGAGATGCGCTTCGTCTACGTGAACATCAACCCCTCGCTGGTTGTCCTCATGGACGATACCATCGTCAAGGGTATGAACATCCTCAGGGGCATGCCCCAGGGTGGTTCCCTCGTGGTTAACACCAAGAGGACACCTGATGAGATCCTGGCCTTTATCCCCAACAAGGAGCTTCTGGCCAACGTCGTGTGCGTGGATGCCAGCGGCCTTGCTGCTGATACCGCCATCGATTTCATGGGGTCCGAGGGTGGTGTGGAAGTTGCCGCCGTAGGCGCCGGCATTTCGGCACCCCTGGTTGGCGCAGCCGCCAAGGTCTGCGACAGGTTCATCATTGAGAACGTTGTGAAAGTCGCTTCCAACAAGAGTGCTGCGCAGGCCGGTTTTGATGCCGCACAGGTAAAAGCCCTGTAG
- a CDS encoding FadR/GntR family transcriptional regulator gives MKKEYRLFKPVKKTRVYEEIVIKVKQMIEKGRLNSGDQLPSERELAEAFNVSRSSVREALRSLETQGYLESRQGDGTYIARQSLESLVNPLATVIFTEKDGQMELFEMRRLIEPQLAFLAAERATPEEIIMLGKALQLQEEAYAKGESTTEVDKAFHYILAKAAKNKVLLRIIDNIMDLLSESRDKYLQVEGRSERSLARHREVLDAIRSGDKELATRVMHEHLEDIEDRLFSDKIGDKTQNTTGKGGRKRTVL, from the coding sequence ATGAAAAAGGAATACAGATTGTTCAAGCCGGTTAAGAAGACCAGGGTCTACGAAGAGATCGTGATCAAGGTCAAACAGATGATCGAGAAAGGCCGGCTCAACTCTGGAGATCAGCTTCCTTCGGAACGGGAGTTGGCGGAAGCATTCAACGTCAGCAGATCTTCGGTTCGGGAAGCACTCCGTTCACTGGAAACGCAGGGGTATCTGGAAAGCCGGCAGGGAGATGGAACATACATAGCCCGCCAGTCTTTGGAATCCCTGGTCAACCCGTTGGCCACGGTTATCTTCACCGAAAAAGACGGCCAGATGGAACTTTTCGAGATGCGCCGGCTCATTGAGCCACAGCTGGCCTTCCTTGCAGCCGAACGAGCTACACCCGAGGAGATCATCATGCTCGGGAAGGCACTGCAGCTTCAGGAAGAAGCTTATGCAAAAGGGGAAAGTACGACAGAAGTTGACAAGGCCTTTCACTACATCCTTGCCAAAGCAGCCAAAAACAAAGTCCTTTTGCGCATCATCGACAATATCATGGATCTTCTGTCCGAGAGCAGGGATAAGTACCTCCAGGTGGAGGGAAGATCCGAGAGGTCTCTTGCTCGTCACAGGGAGGTTTTAGACGCTATCAGGTCCGGGGACAAGGAACTCGCTACCAGGGTCATGCACGAACACCTGGAGGATATTGAGGATAGACTGTTCTCGGATAAAATAGGAGACAAAACTCAGAATACGACAGGAAAGGGGGGTAGAAAAAGAACGGTCCTTTAA